The following DNA comes from Methanosarcina vacuolata Z-761.
CCAAGATATCTACATGTATGATCTTTCCACTAGTAAAGAAACTCAGATCACCACCGACGAATCCGATCAGTTACGTCCAGCTATTTATGGCCACAAGATAGTGTGGCAGGATCGTCGTAATGGAAACTGGGATATCTACATGTACGATATTCCCACCTGCACTGAAACCCAAATAACCAGCGATGAAGGACATCACGCGTACCCTGCTATATATGAAGATAGGGTCGTTTGGGAAGATACTCGCAATGGAAACTACGATATTTACATGTACAACATTTCCACTTCTAAGGAAACTCAGATCACTACAAATGAATCATGGCAAGTTAGTCCTGCAATCTACGGGGACAGGATAGTATGGCAGGATGGGCGCAATAATGAAGGCATTAATGACGATATCTACATGTATGACCTTTCTACTTCCACGGAAACTCAGATCACTACTAATAAATCAGGGCAGTGTCGCCCTGCAATCTACGGTGACAGGATAGTGTGGATTGATTATCGCAATGGTGATATCCCTGATATCTACATGGCTACTCTAGGTTCAAGCCTTCCGGTTGCTGCATTCTCTGCATCCCCAACCTCAGGAAAAGCGCCATTGAATGTTTGTTTTACCGACAAAAGTACAGGCTCACCGACTAAATGGAAATGGGATTTTGGAGACGGAACTACTTCAACCAAGCAGAACCCAACTCATAAGTATTCCAAAGTAGGTAGTTATACTGTTAAACTTACAGCAACAAATGATAAAGGCAGTAACACGGTAACAAAAAAAGATTATATAAAAATTGTAACAAAGCCGGTTGCTGCATTTTCGGCAAACCCAACCTCCGGAAAAGCATCATTAACCGTTGCTTTTACTGATAAAAGTACGGGAATACCAACTAAATGGAAATGGAGTTTTGGAGACGGAAAGACTTCAACTCAGCAAAATCCAAAACATCAGTATTTACAGGAAGGAAAATACAAGATTACACTTACAGTAAGCAACGCGGCAGGCAGCAGTACTGTAACAAAAACAAATTACATAAAAGTGACAACAAATACAAGACCCGGTATCTACTCTGAAAGCAAATAAACCCTTAAATTGAAAAACGAAAAAAGATCAAGGTTAAAAGGATATGTATGATTGTCGATAAAATCTGGCAAAAAAGGCGAAAGTAATCCTTTTGTCAGATTTAAAAGTTTTTTAACAGCTTTTCACTAATTGATCTTAAATCCAATTCTTTAATTTATTTTAAGCTAATTGAGATGTTCTCTATTTTCTCCTTATTTTGATGTCAAGATATCTAGTATTTAAAGATTTCAAGGTATTTTATACAAGGACTTTACATTCACTTACTAACCTAACTTCCGCTTTTTTAGGCGCATATGTGCTTTTCTGTATCTCTGCGGGGTCATATGATTGCGAT
Coding sequences within:
- a CDS encoding PKD domain-containing protein → MGKGSSTSKKSRVTNNKSDQYEPAIYSDKVVWADGRNGDYDIYMYNLSTSTETPIVITGSTQFSPAIYENRIVWEDDRNGNQDIYMYDLSTSKETQITTDESDQLRPAIYGHKIVWQDRRNGNWDIYMYDIPTCTETQITSDEGHHAYPAIYEDRVVWEDTRNGNYDIYMYNISTSKETQITTNESWQVSPAIYGDRIVWQDGRNNEGINDDIYMYDLSTSTETQITTNKSGQCRPAIYGDRIVWIDYRNGDIPDIYMATLGSSLPVAAFSASPTSGKAPLNVCFTDKSTGSPTKWKWDFGDGTTSTKQNPTHKYSKVGSYTVKLTATNDKGSNTVTKKDYIKIVTKPVAAFSANPTSGKASLTVAFTDKSTGIPTKWKWSFGDGKTSTQQNPKHQYLQEGKYKITLTVSNAAGSSTVTKTNYIKVTTNTRPGIYSESK